Sequence from the Sphingobacteriaceae bacterium GW460-11-11-14-LB5 genome:
CGCAGAAATCCAAACGCCAAGTTTCGAAAACCTTTCTACTTTGACAGGAAAGTATGGCGATGAAGGTGATAAACTGATTTTTAAAATTTTAAATAGCGGCGAGTTTCTTAAAGATCCTAAAAAGAAATCCTTCGATTTTGCTGATGAGGACAATAGTAATAAACTAATCCCTTTGATCTCTGAAAAAGCCCTGCGTTACGATTTAACGGTGCCTTTTGCACGTTACGTAGTCATGCACCAGCACGAAATTACCTTGCCATTTAAACGTTTTCAGGTGCAGCCGGTTTGGCGTGCAGATCGTCCACAAAAAGGCAGATACCGTGAGTTTTACCAGTGTGATGTGGATGTGGTAGGTTCGGAAAGTTTATTGAACGAAGCCGAATTTATTTTAATCTACAATGAGGCTTTAAGCAAACTGGGTTTAAAGGATTTCAGTATAAAAATCAACAACCGGAAAATCCTGTCAGGTATTGCCGAAATTATTGGTAAACCTGATTTAATTATCGATATGACCGTAGCCATCGATAAACTGGATAAAATCGGTTTAGATGGGGTAAGTAAAGAATTGTTGGAACGTGGTTTTACAGAAGCGGATTTAGAAAAACTTCGCCCGGTAATTTTACTGGAAGGCAGCAATGAGGAAAAACTGCGCAGCCTGAAAGCAGTTTTAGCACAGTCAGAAACAGGTTTAAAAGGCATTACCGAAATAGAACAGGTTTTTGAATATGTAGAAAGCCTGATCGCTTATGGTTTACCGTTAACGGCTAAATTAGAGTTAGACATTACTTTAGCGCGTGGACTAAATTATTATACCGGCTGCATTTTCGAAGTTAAAACCAACGAAGTGGCCATGGGCAGCATTGGTGGGGGTGGCCGTTACGATGATTTGACCGGTATGTTTGGCTTGAAGGATTTAACTGGTGTGGGTGTTTCTTTCGGTGCCGACCGCATTTACGATGTACTGGAAGAATTAAACCTTTTCCCAGCCTCTGCCGAAGTGGGCACAAAAGTGTTGATCAGCAATTTCGATGCAGTAGCTGAAAAATATGCCTTGCCTATTGTTCAGCAGTTTAGAAATGCAGGTATTTCAGCCGAACTGTATCCAAGTTCAGCCAAGCTAAAGAAACAAATGGCTTATGCTGATGCCAAGAATATCCCTTATGTTATTTTAATCGGTGGCGATGAAATTGCCAGCGGCGAACTTACATTAAAAGATATGCAAAGCGGCGAGCAGAAAAAACTGACTGTTTTAGGTATTCTGGAATTGTTGAAATAGAAGTTTAATTAACCACCGAGATCACCGGTTTTCACAGAACACATAGAGGCGGGAGATGCGGTCGTCATCCTGAACTTGTTTCAGGATCTATTTGGCTTAAACCTACCGTCCAATTCGCAATAAAACCGGAAAATGAACATTTTTCTCTGCGTCATCACCCCAGGCTTCTTTTAGTTCGGTAAACATGTACTCAAGCGGATTGCGCTCATTGACCTTTTTATAATGCTGCAAAGAAGACCAGGTATTTAAATAGCCAATCAACTGGTTAAAATTCCAGGTGCTTTTAATCTGAAAATGAGGCGCAGTAATTTCTTCGAAAGGGAAAGGAATGGTTTTATAACCTTCTTCAATGTAACGGCGTTCACTGTCCCAATATTTACCCAGAATATCTTCGTAAAGTTTATGCACAGCCTTATCTACC
This genomic interval carries:
- a CDS encoding histidine--tRNA ligase, which produces MSVIKPSLAKGTRDFSPVEMVKRNFIYDTIKTVFRKYGYAEIQTPSFENLSTLTGKYGDEGDKLIFKILNSGEFLKDPKKKSFDFADEDNSNKLIPLISEKALRYDLTVPFARYVVMHQHEITLPFKRFQVQPVWRADRPQKGRYREFYQCDVDVVGSESLLNEAEFILIYNEALSKLGLKDFSIKINNRKILSGIAEIIGKPDLIIDMTVAIDKLDKIGLDGVSKELLERGFTEADLEKLRPVILLEGSNEEKLRSLKAVLAQSETGLKGITEIEQVFEYVESLIAYGLPLTAKLELDITLARGLNYYTGCIFEVKTNEVAMGSIGGGGRYDDLTGMFGLKDLTGVGVSFGADRIYDVLEELNLFPASAEVGTKVLISNFDAVAEKYALPIVQQFRNAGISAELYPSSAKLKKQMAYADAKNIPYVILIGGDEIASGELTLKDMQSGEQKKLTVLGILELLK